A window of the Chloroflexus sp. Y-396-1 genome harbors these coding sequences:
- a CDS encoding DapH/DapD/GlmU-related protein encodes MQQHTSPKLLRVLYEELAAVQPRMWLISGLIHLLPRYTASRVRPLLLRLAGFQIGHGTIIMGPLRLHGFGPIHTRLRIGSHCVINTDCFLDLNDQITIADHVGIGHEVMILTASHQMGGANHRAGPLTTAPVTIETGAWIGARVLILPGVQIGAGSVVAAGSVVTRPVPANTMVGGIPARPIRSLAE; translated from the coding sequence ATGCAGCAACACACCTCACCTAAGCTCTTACGGGTTCTCTACGAAGAACTCGCTGCGGTGCAACCGCGTATGTGGTTAATCAGTGGCCTGATTCACCTTTTGCCGCGTTACACAGCTTCACGTGTACGCCCGCTTTTGCTCCGCCTGGCCGGTTTTCAGATTGGTCACGGCACCATCATTATGGGGCCGCTACGCCTGCACGGCTTCGGTCCGATTCACACGCGACTCCGTATTGGTTCGCACTGCGTCATTAATACCGACTGCTTTCTCGATCTAAACGATCAGATCACGATTGCCGATCACGTCGGGATTGGCCACGAAGTCATGATACTTACCGCTTCCCACCAAATGGGCGGGGCAAATCACCGGGCCGGCCCACTCACCACTGCTCCGGTCACGATTGAAACAGGAGCCTGGATCGGTGCACGAGTATTAATTCTGCCAGGTGTTCAGATTGGTGCCGGGAGTGTGGTGGCTGCTGGGAGTGTTGTCACACGACCAGTACCGGCCAATACGATGGTTGGTGGTATACCGGCCAGACCAATCCGTTCTCTGGCAGAGTAG
- a CDS encoding alpha-L-arabinofuranosidase, giving the protein MMFYRFLLFMLLISILIGCNAPSAVPTPAGSTPAPETPTPAPVNVAPTDTPGPDHLIVIEPTTVLPFDRRLLGTNVPAWLNPYRLSDETFIQRTTDLGLSLLRMPGGSWSNAYAWADCETGGDACYWPWAAKPSDFLRFARAVNAEIIWTVSINGSAQEAAALVAFFNGAVDDERLIGIDARGRDWKTVGHWARLRAEAGNPDPFPVRYWEVGNEVYGAKRDVGPNCSEWGWEDVWTCDPDEYLRGATVNGISYDGYLAFYEAMKGVDPTIQIGAVGVENPAEWNDWGNRVIAGAGDRLDFYVVHYYPYFQPPENPAGALQQPQRGWAKIMAELRAAFDRHLGRQVPVAVTEYNMISFQDLDNAQLMRRAVNLLFMADTIGQMAVHGVAIANQWDLANGRAANDTDYGLLHADTFEPHPQYYALMLWSRFGDELLTTKTTLDPVTTLSVYAGRHADGRLTVLAINKTDQPITGTVGLPTGNWQAQTMVVNASDLLAETVSFAREETPTAHRSDRPYTFSPYSVTLLTFLPKGG; this is encoded by the coding sequence ATGATGTTTTATCGTTTCTTACTGTTCATGCTGCTGATCTCTATTTTGATAGGCTGCAACGCTCCAAGCGCAGTACCGACGCCTGCTGGATCAACTCCTGCGCCCGAAACACCGACACCGGCTCCGGTGAACGTTGCTCCCACTGATACTCCTGGACCTGATCATCTCATAGTGATAGAGCCAACGACGGTGCTGCCGTTTGACCGCCGTCTGTTAGGGACTAACGTTCCAGCCTGGCTGAATCCCTACCGACTAAGTGATGAGACTTTCATTCAGCGTACTACCGATCTAGGTCTGAGTCTGCTGCGGATGCCGGGCGGAAGCTGGAGTAATGCGTATGCCTGGGCTGATTGTGAAACTGGTGGTGATGCGTGTTACTGGCCGTGGGCAGCGAAGCCATCGGATTTTCTCCGCTTTGCCCGTGCTGTCAATGCCGAGATTATCTGGACAGTTTCAATCAATGGTTCTGCGCAGGAAGCTGCGGCGCTCGTCGCGTTCTTTAACGGTGCAGTTGATGATGAGCGATTGATAGGCATTGATGCACGGGGACGTGACTGGAAAACGGTAGGACATTGGGCACGCCTGCGTGCGGAAGCGGGCAATCCCGATCCCTTCCCGGTTCGATACTGGGAAGTCGGCAACGAGGTTTACGGAGCGAAACGCGATGTTGGCCCAAATTGTTCAGAATGGGGTTGGGAAGACGTCTGGACGTGCGACCCCGATGAGTACCTGCGCGGCGCTACTGTCAATGGTATTTCTTACGATGGTTATCTGGCTTTCTATGAGGCAATGAAGGGAGTTGATCCGACTATTCAGATCGGTGCAGTTGGGGTTGAGAACCCCGCTGAATGGAACGATTGGGGTAATCGGGTGATCGCTGGTGCTGGCGACAGGCTTGATTTCTATGTTGTCCACTATTATCCCTACTTTCAACCACCTGAAAATCCGGCGGGGGCGCTCCAACAGCCGCAACGAGGTTGGGCAAAGATCATGGCCGAGCTGCGAGCAGCCTTTGATCGCCATTTGGGGCGGCAGGTGCCGGTGGCCGTAACCGAGTACAACATGATTTCGTTCCAGGATTTGGATAACGCCCAATTAATGCGACGTGCCGTTAACCTGCTCTTTATGGCCGATACGATTGGCCAGATGGCAGTGCATGGGGTGGCGATTGCCAATCAGTGGGATCTGGCAAATGGTCGTGCGGCCAATGATACCGACTATGGTCTTCTTCATGCCGATACCTTTGAACCACATCCTCAATACTACGCACTCATGCTTTGGAGTAGATTCGGTGATGAACTCTTGACCACTAAGACAACCCTCGATCCGGTTACGACCTTAAGTGTGTACGCCGGACGCCACGCGGATGGGAGACTGACAGTACTGGCAATTAACAAGACCGACCAACCGATCACAGGTACTGTTGGCTTACCGACGGGAAATTGGCAAGCCCAGACGATGGTTGTGAACGCCTCTGATCTTTTGGCCGAGACGGTATCGTTCGCTCGTGAAGAGACCCCGACCGCACACCGTTCTGATCGTCCTTATACCTTTTCACCGTACTCTGTAACGCTCTTAACATTTCTGCCTAAAGGGGGCTAA